A DNA window from Drosophila virilis strain 15010-1051.87 chromosome 4, Dvir_AGI_RSII-ME, whole genome shotgun sequence contains the following coding sequences:
- the Adhr gene encoding alcohol dehydrogenase-related 31 kDa protein, with protein MFDLTGKHVCYVADCGGITLEACKVLMSKNIAKLAILHSVENPQAIAQLQSIKHSTQIFFWTYDVTMAREDMKQYFDEVMVQMDYIDVLINGATLCDEQDIDATVNTNLTGMMNTCATVLPYMDKKQLGKGGMIVNVTSVVGLDPSPVFCAYSASKFGVIGFTRSLADPLYYSQNGVAVMAVCCGPTKLFVDRELTAFLSYGQSFADRLRSAPCQSTTICAKNIVKAIECGKNGQIWIADKGGLELVKLHWYWHMADQLLHYMQRPNEEKEDEND; from the exons ATGTTCGATTTGACGGGCAAACACGTCTGCTATGTGGCCGATTGTGGAGGTATTACCTTAGAGGCATGCAAAGTGCTGATGAGCAAAAATATTGCA AAACTTGCCATTCTTCATAGCGTGGAGAATCCGCAGGCTATTGCTCAACTGCAATCTATTAAGCACAGCACGCAAATCTTTTTCTGGACCTATGATGTAACAATGGCAAGGGAGGATATGAAGCAATACTTTGATGAAGTCATGGTGCAAATGGACTACATCGACGTGCTCATCAATGGGGCGACCCTGTGCGATGAGCAGGACATTGATGCAACAGTGAATACAAATCTTACCGGAATGATGAACACTTGCGCCACGGTGCTGCCATATATGGACAAAAAGCAGTTGGGAAAGGGCGGAATGATTGTAAATGTGACTTCAGTCGTCGGGCTGGATCCATCCCCAGTATTTTGTGCCTACAGcgcatcaaaatttggtgttaTAGGATTCACTAGAAGTTTAGCG GATCCACTGTATTACTCCCAAAATGGGGTCGCTGTCATGGCGGTTTGTTGTGGACCCACCAAACTCTTCGTGGATCGAGAGCTCACCGCCTTTCTCAGCTATGGACAATCCTTTGCCGACCGCCTACGTAGCGCTCCTTGCCAGTCGACGACTATCTGTGCTAAGAACATTGTCAAGGCGATTGAGTGTGGTAAAAATGGACAGATTTGGATAGCCGACAAGGGAGGACTGGAGCTCGTCAAGTTGCACTGGTATTGGCACATGGCCGACCAATTGCTGCATTATATGCAGAGACCCAACGAGGAGAAGGAGGACGAAAACGATTAG
- the LOC138911215 gene encoding uncharacterized protein — MFDEGASANGNDEATSASQVAVGTQAAVFKIKIKNLTDRLNRLSSELDPARLRDVDDYELQDYISMASDLQAKFEIVCDGLLEVDHASVDEDLQTSFESTIRQLRLSLQRERGNRSKVQQIPHCSTFNSAAADDSRSTFVVPNHSRLPQLKLPEFSGGYTEWADFSNLFTTVIDKDPYLTNIEKLQHLRSCLKGTALDTIRSLEISNANYAAALELLDKRFNNKRLIFQAHISEILGLRKVDKGATAQLREFSDKLNSHLRALKSMGSVEQIAGCVIVHTLLQKLDSVTQASWEDDAPLDVIPSCERFTTFIERRCQRLENADHATAMYTPSSQVGQNNSSRRTFVVTRNGTSACVFCEVAGHSIYKCLQFANLSPLLRLHEAKRLALCLNCLQRGHQLRVCGSSACRVCGSKHHSLLHLGNTSSHIAASSPNNAQDTETYSSSQNTLAALLSSPLTTAQHLKHDVVLLATAVINVKNRAGSLVPCRALLDSGSQLHIITSRLAHQLQLRKFKSTAIVSGIGDAAFASDGFSVNINVKSRVSEYSTCIPALIAPSITDNQPGFTLDPASWNIPSNIQLADPEFFKSQQIDMLIGASLFFDLLCVGQIKLAAGLPILQKTRLGWVATGGASHAGKSSFMAMRSMENPDLLVDSHLQPNTQIDELIRRFWELECCTDPESLPNKEERDCEAHFQANFKRLSTGDYSVRLPLRLGMYPLGDSYQQAVRRFLNLERKLDRNPLLKPQYAAFIKEYLDLGHMSLVTSAALGQCKYYLPHHCVLKEDSTTTKLRVVFDGSAVTTSGHSLNDALMAGPTIQPKLFSILMRFRTFAVALTGDICKMYRCVRVEPADSYFQCILWRESQHQKIQIYKLDTVTYGTKPASFLSVRAMHQLAMDEQKTFPIGSDIVKRDFYVDDLISGGSCVQEAIEILKQTSGLLAKGNFRLRKWCSSDTSVLQNIPEEDRETLLKFDDGSDITKTLGLVWDPASDCFLFSFSPLRLPSRLTKRSILSAIARFYDPLGLVGPVITKSKIFMQDLWREKLDWDESLPVHLSTAWVNFCADFEYTQQFQYPRRALSSDSTVEIHGFCDASLSAYGACVYTVSKCNGNTSVRLLCSKSRVAPVKTITVPKLELCGAALLAQLLSEICQMKVFDCRYYCWSDSAVTLAWIRNDASKFNVFVANRVAAIQELTTGMEWHHIPTELNPADIISRGALPSELFRSPLWAHGPSFLSKGKEEWPASCVPVESLPELRHKVLLGTAAQPDLSIGCKFINSFSKLQRVFAYVYKFVNRIRGAELTVDHLHHGTHWLLRSVQMATLSDDYKALKEGRHVKPSSSMASLAPFLDDFGLLRIGGRLKNSSLDFSARHPIILPRQHPVTRAIIVYFHKRNLHAGPRALLSSIRLQYWPIGGRKTVSSIVAKCIICFRAKPRLAEHIMADLPADRLNTSYPFMVTGVDYCGPFYYKNEVRNRPPVKCYISLFICFATKAVHLELVKDLSTTSFLNALKRFILTRSRPSRIWSDNATNFVGAKNELADLNRLFLRDEHVKAVNEFCLTESIEWLFIPPRSPHFGGLWEAAVKTAKHHFYRSVCSSILDFDSLQHPGDLDVLTPAHFLGTAPSSSYIEPDLRQLNFNRLNHFQRVTYLQQVFWARWREEYLTLLQQRSKWRTPQPGLSINDVVLVKDENLPPLKWPLARVQELISGSDGVSRVAVLQTATGVIRRAVRKLCLLPFALTGERLIGSSGTCEELRGRGSATASKKAMQQ, encoded by the exons atgtttgatgaaggtgcaagtgcaaatggaaatgatgaGGCGACATCAGCTAGTCAAGTGGCGGTTGGAACCCAGGCtgctgtttttaaaataaagatcaaGAATTTAACTGATCGACTCAATAGATTGTCCTCGGAACTTGATCCCGCTCGACTTCgcgatgttgatgactacgagctgcaagattacataagcatggcatctgacttgcaggcgaaatttgaGATAGTCTGTGATGGTTTGTTGGAGGTGGATCATGCCAGCGTTGATGAGGATCTTCAGACAAGTTTTGAGTCAACTATTAGGCAGCTACGGCTGTCCCTTCAACGCGAGCGCGGAAATCGAAGCAAGGTTCAGCAGATTCCGCATTGTTCCACCTTCAATTCAGCCGCAGCCGATGACTCGCGTTCTACCTTTGTTGTTCCAAACCACTCTCGATtgcctcaacttaaattgccggagtttagtggaggctacacagaatgggccgattTCTCGAACCTGTTCACCACGGTCATTGacaaggatccgtatttgaccaacattgaaaaactccagcatctacggtcatgccttaaaggaacagcgctggatacaattcgctcattggaaatttcaaacgcaaattatgctgccgctttagaactgcttgataagcgttttaataacaagcgtcttatttttcaggcacacatctcTGAAATTTTGGGTTTGAGAAAGGTGGACAAGGGCGCGACTGCACAGCTGCGCGAATTTTCAGATAAGCTCAACTCTCATCTACGtgctttaaaatcgatgggcagtGTGGAACAGATCGCCGGTTGCGTCATAGTACATACGTTGCTGCAAAAACTAGATAGCGTTACGCAGGCTAGCTGGGAGGATGATGCGCcgttggacgtcataccatcatGCGAGCGGTTTACAACCTTCATAGAGAGGCGTTGccaaaggctggaaaatgcggaTCACGCTACGGCAATGTACACGCCTAGCTCCCAGGTGGGCCAGAACAACAGTAGTAGAAGAACGTTTGTAGTGACTAGGAATGGAAcgagtgcttgtgtgttttgtgaagTCGCAGGCCactctatttataaatgtttgcaattcgcAAATTTATCGCCCTTGCTGCGCCTTCACGAAGCCAAGCGGCTTGCGCTGTGCCTAAACTGCCTGCAAAGGGgacatcagctgagagtcTGCGGCTCCAGCGCTTGCAGAGTTTGTGGAAGCAAACATCATAGCTTGTTGCATCTTGGCAACACAAGCAGTCACATCGCTGCTTCTAGCCCAAACAATGCTCAAGATACCGAAACTTATTCGTCATCCCAAAACACCTTGGCGGCACTTTTATCTTCGCCTCTCACTACCGCCCAGCATCTCAAGCACGATGTGGTCCTGCTTGCCACTGCCGTCATCAACGTGAAAAATCGCGCTGGCTCCTTGGTGCCTTGCCGTGCGTTGCTCGACTCTGGGTCGCAgttgcacatcatcacctctcgtcttgctcatcagctccagctgcgcaaattcaagtcaacagcaatcgtctctggcattggtgatgcagcATTTGCGTCCGATGGGTTTTCGgtcaacatcaatgtcaaatCTCGAGTGTCGGAGTACTCCACATGCATCCCGGCCTTGATTGCACCATCCATCACCGATAATCAGCCTGGCTTCACTCTTGACCCTGCATCATGGAACATTCcatcaaatatacaactagctgatcctgaattctttaaatctcagcaaatcgaCATGTTGATTGGAGCCAGTCTGTTCTTCGATCTGCTATGCGTCGGCCAGATTAAACTAGCTGCTGGACTGCCGATATTGCAAAAGACTCGCCTTGGTTGGGTGGCTACGGGAGGTGCCTCACATGCTGGAAAATCATCATTCATGGCCATGAGATCAATGGAgaatccagatctgctggtTGACTCGCATCTGCAGCCTAATACACAGATTGATGAATTAATCCGTCGTTTTTGGGAATTGGAATGCTGCACCGACCCTGAGTCCTTACCAAACAAGGAGGAACGCGACTGtgaggcacactttcaggccaattttAAACGTCTGTCGACTGGCgactattcagttcgtttaccgcTACGTCTAGGCATGTATCCgctgggtgactcctatcaacaggcgGTTCGTCGATTCCTGAACTTAGAAAGAAAACTAGACCGTAATCCACTATTGAAACCccagtatgcagcatttatcaaggaGTATCTTGACTTGGGTCACATGTCACTTGTTACCTCagctgcactgggccaatGCAAGTACTACctgccacatcactgcgtgctgaaggaggatagcactacaaccaagctaagggtcgtgtttgatggctcagcagttactacctctggacactcgctgaatgatgcactgatggcaGGTCCTACCATCCAACCGAAGCTGTTTTCGATACTGATGCGGTTTCGTACATTTGCAGTCGCCCTGACAGgcgatatatgcaaaatgtatcgatgcgtacgagtcgaacccgcagacagttattttcaatgtatCTTGTGGCGTGAGtctcagcatcagaagatacagatttacaaattagacaccgtcacctacggcacaaaaccagcatcgtttctctcagtgcgagctatgcaccaactggccatggatgagcagaaAACTTTCCCTATTGGCTCTGACATTGTTAAAAGAGATTTCTACGTGGATGACCTCATTTCTGGTGGTAGCTGTGTTCAAGAAGCAATTGAGATATTGAAACAAACATCTGGACTACTCGCCAAGGGGAACTTTAGGCTGCGCAAATGGTGTTCTAGCGACACATCTGTACTCCAAAACATACCGGAAGAGGATAGAGAAACGCTGCTTAAGTTTGACGATGGCAGTGACATCACGAAAACGTTAGGCCTCGTTTGGGATCCCGCTTCAGACTGTTTCCTTTTCTCCTTCTCTCCACTGAGGTTGCCCTCCAGACTGACAAAACGGTCAATACTCTCCGCAATTGCTCGCTTTTACGACCcccttggtcttgttggtcccgtaataacaaaatcgaaaatttttatgcaggatctctggagagaaaagctggactgggatgagagcctgcctgtacacttaagcacagcctGGGTCAACTTCTGCGCTGATTTTGAGTATACTCAGCAATTCCAGTATCCCCGTCGAGCACTCTCATCAGACAGTACAGTGGAGATTCACGgattttgtgatgccagcctaAGCGCTTATGGAGCATGCGTCTATACAGTCTCAAAGTGCAATGGCAACACCAGCGTGCGTCTCTTAtgctccaaatcgcgtgtCGCGCCTGTGAAAACCATCACGGTACCAAAGCTGGAACTCTGCGGAGCTGCATTACTGGCTCAACTTCTCagcgaaatatgccaaatgaaagTGTTCGACTGTCGGTATTACTGTTGGTCAGACTCTGCCGTGACTTTGGCTTGGATTCGCAATGATGCTTCGAAATTCAATGTTTTCGTTGCCAACCGAGTCGCAGCCATCCAAGAGCTCACCACTGGAATGGAATGGCATCATATTCCCACCGAATTAAACCCGGCGGATATAATTTCACGAGGAGCGCTGCCTAGTGAGCTCTTCCGGTCTCCATTATGGGCCCATGGTCCGAGTTTTCTCAGTAAGGGAAAGGAAGAGTGGCCTGCCTCCTGTGTACCTGTCGAATCCTTACCAGAACTTCGACACAAGGTACTCCTCGGAACTGCAGCGCAACCGGATCTCTCGATTGGTTGCAAGTTCATCAATTCGTTTTCCAAGCTGCAGCGGGTCTTTGcttatgtttacaaatttgtaaatcgaATCCGAGGAGCTGAACTAACCGTTGACCACTTGCATCATGGCACACATTGGTTGCTgcggtcagtgcaaatggctaCTCTCAGCGATGACTACAAGGCATTGAAGGAAGGAAGGCATGTCAAACCGTCTAGCTCAATGGCCTCTCTTGCACCATTCCTTGACGACTTCGGCCTACTTCGCATCGGTGGACGGCTGAAAAACTCGTCGTTGGACTTCTCAGCGCGAcatccgattatattgccCCGTCAGCATCCTGTGACGCGAGCAATCATAGTTTACTTTCATAAACGAAACTTACACGCTGGACCTCGCGCTTTATTGTCTTCGATTCGGCTCCAgtactggcccattggcggtcgAAAAACAGTCTCCagtattgttgccaaatgcataatctgttttcgtgccaagccacgattggccgagcatataatggcagacctaccagctgatcgtctTAATACATCGTATCCCTTTATGGTCACTGGCGTTGAttactgtggaccattttACTACAAGAACGAAGTGCGCAACAGGCCACCAGTGAAATGCTATATCAGtctgttcatatgcttcgctacaaagGCGGTGCACTTAGAGCTTGTAAAGGACTTGTCCACAACATCGTTTCTAAACGCCCTAAAACGTTTCATCCTGACTCGCTCTCGACcttcaaggatctggtctgacaatgcgacaaacttcGTAGGTGCCAAGAACGAACTAGCAGATCTGAACCGCCTGTTCCTGAGAGACGAGCATGTCAAGGCCGTTAACGAGTTTTGCCTAACCGAATCAATTGAATGGTTGTTCATCCCTCCTCGCTCTCCGCACTTTGGTGGACTATGGGAAGCCGCTGTGAAGACTGCTAAGCACCACTTTTATCGATCTGTTTGCTCTTCCATTTTGGATTTCGATTCGCTGC agcatccaggtgatcttgacgtcttgacacccgcacacttCCTGGGTACAGCGCCATCTTCATCATACATTGAGCCCGATCTAAGGCAGCTTAACTTCAATCGGCTTAATCATTTTCAGCGCGTCACATATCTCCAACAAGTATTCTGGGCCCGTTGGCGCGAAGAGTATTTGACGCTTCTtcaacagcgctccaaatggcgcactCCTCAGCCTGGACTCTCCATTAACGATGTTGTCCTTGTAAAGGATGAGAATCTACCGCCGCTGAAGTGGCCACTCGCCAGAGTGCAAGAGCTGATCTCTGGATCTGATGGGGTATCCAGAGTTGCTGTGCTTCAAACTGCGACTGGAGTCATACGTAGAGCTGTACgaaagctgtgtttgctgcccttcgctctaaccggcgagcgtcttattgga TCGTCGGGCACGTGTGAGGAGCTAAGGGGACGCGGTTCGGCCACGGCGTCCAAAAAGGCAATGCAGCAATAA